A single window of Methylobacterium nodulans ORS 2060 DNA harbors:
- a CDS encoding site-specific integrase, with translation MAGETVAHQPNLVLRNGTFYLRIRVPLDLVGALGRTHIVRSLRTKERKQALSRFRLEQARVERDFASARRDRDDDASLRRVLAAGRIERLSRRDLETLTVRWFERAVQRVAPGSSRGDATRFIDWDEILSEIRNDTSVLQSPKPADYAERVQFAANQVLLEAGFPAQPDGPGKLKRHIKVPAVDRQTEQYRELEQLVRRCLLELNQRQIADLTGQRAEAVDPLFDTARRSHDSSPKRTLNALISEFEKDPGRGARTGKTNTDYRMVFTAMREIIGPDTEVQSISREHTKRVRDLFLALPPNATKRFPGMTLLQAGELAQRNRLATLNIQTINSHLTKMSTMFNWAIKEEWIGRNPASGLAIDEVQKNKREPFDLEQLRAIFSAPIYAGCQDDEAGYAKPGGSHPRRARFWVPLLSLFHGLRLNEACQLRVEDLAERNGITVLHVRAADADQRIKSKAGTRIVPLHPEVIKIGFVDYVRDLPVEGDGRIFPELQKDTRGYYSDAFQKWFSRFLHSCGAAKTGTKFHSFRHGWADRLREAGVPEDRRRALGGWASTGADAGYGKGFPTRILAEDIAKVEYRGLDLKFLHA, from the coding sequence ATGGCGGGTGAAACCGTGGCCCATCAGCCCAACCTCGTGCTGCGCAATGGCACGTTCTATCTCCGGATCCGCGTCCCGCTCGACCTCGTGGGCGCCCTCGGACGCACTCACATTGTGCGCTCCCTCCGCACGAAGGAGCGGAAACAGGCCCTGAGCCGGTTCCGCCTGGAGCAGGCGCGGGTCGAACGGGACTTCGCGTCCGCCCGCCGTGACCGGGACGATGATGCGTCCCTTCGCCGCGTACTCGCCGCCGGCCGCATCGAGAGGCTGTCGCGGCGAGACCTGGAGACACTGACTGTCCGCTGGTTCGAGAGGGCTGTGCAACGAGTTGCACCGGGCTCCAGCAGGGGCGATGCGACGCGGTTCATCGACTGGGACGAAATCCTATCCGAGATCCGCAACGACACGTCTGTCCTCCAAAGCCCTAAACCAGCGGACTATGCGGAGCGCGTCCAGTTCGCCGCCAATCAGGTGCTGCTTGAGGCCGGGTTCCCGGCGCAGCCGGATGGTCCGGGGAAGCTCAAGCGACATATCAAGGTGCCGGCGGTCGACCGCCAAACCGAGCAGTACAGGGAGCTCGAACAGCTCGTCCGCCGATGCCTTCTAGAGCTGAACCAGCGCCAGATCGCCGATCTCACTGGGCAGCGAGCCGAGGCGGTAGATCCGCTGTTCGATACGGCCCGGAGGTCCCACGACTCATCACCGAAGCGCACGTTGAACGCCTTGATCTCAGAATTTGAGAAGGATCCCGGGCGAGGTGCGCGGACCGGAAAGACCAATACCGACTACCGGATGGTGTTCACCGCAATGCGGGAGATCATAGGTCCGGACACTGAGGTGCAAAGCATATCTCGCGAGCACACGAAACGGGTGCGAGATCTATTTTTGGCGCTGCCGCCAAATGCCACGAAGCGATTTCCTGGGATGACATTGCTCCAAGCGGGTGAGCTTGCACAACGCAACAGGCTTGCAACCTTGAACATTCAAACAATAAATTCCCATTTGACTAAAATGTCTACCATGTTCAATTGGGCAATAAAAGAAGAGTGGATCGGCCGCAATCCTGCTTCCGGTCTTGCTATTGATGAGGTGCAGAAAAATAAGAGAGAGCCATTTGATCTTGAGCAGTTGCGAGCTATATTCTCTGCGCCCATCTATGCCGGATGCCAGGACGATGAGGCGGGCTATGCCAAGCCAGGCGGGTCTCACCCGAGACGCGCTCGGTTCTGGGTGCCTCTGCTTAGTCTCTTCCACGGCCTGCGGCTGAATGAGGCATGCCAGCTTCGCGTAGAAGATCTGGCGGAACGCAATGGGATCACTGTCCTTCATGTGCGAGCCGCTGATGCGGATCAGCGCATCAAAAGTAAAGCCGGAACCCGTATCGTGCCTCTGCATCCAGAGGTCATAAAGATCGGATTTGTTGACTACGTAAGGGACCTCCCTGTTGAAGGAGATGGGCGTATATTTCCGGAATTGCAGAAGGATACTCGCGGGTACTACTCGGACGCCTTTCAGAAATGGTTCTCACGTTTCCTGCACTCATGCGGGGCCGCAAAGACGGGGACCAAGTTCCACTCGTTCCGCCACGGATGGGCTGACCGGCTGCGGGAGGCCGGGGTCCCAGAAGACCGGCGGCGGGCTCTGGGGGGCTGGGCCTCAACTGGCGCTGATGCGGGCTACGGAAAGGGGTTTCCCACTCGGATACTGGCCGAGGACATCGCGAAGGTGGAGTATAGGGGGCTGGACCTGAAATTCTTGCATGCTTAG
- the cas2e gene encoding type I-E CRISPR-associated endoribonuclease Cas2e → MMVVVVENAPPRLRGRLAVWLVEIRAGVYVGVYSRRTRERIWDEVRSAIGEGSGAIAWSTPSDAGYAFDTCGRSRREPIDFDGLPLVAFRPD, encoded by the coding sequence ATGATGGTCGTAGTCGTCGAGAATGCGCCGCCGCGCTTGCGTGGACGCCTCGCTGTCTGGCTCGTGGAGATACGCGCTGGCGTCTACGTTGGTGTCTACTCCCGTCGCACCCGCGAGCGGATATGGGATGAAGTCCGCTCAGCGATCGGCGAAGGCAGTGGCGCTATCGCTTGGAGCACCCCGAGCGACGCCGGCTACGCTTTCGACACCTGCGGCAGGAGCCGGCGCGAGCCGATCGACTTCGACGGTCTTCCTCTTGTTGCATTTCGGCCAGACTGA
- the cas6e gene encoding type I-E CRISPR-associated protein Cas6/Cse3/CasE, with the protein MNLHLSRLRLRRDPDVAALAHLLLPKTEGARVAAGHRLLWSLFADSPDRARDFLWCEDAGGTWQRATFLILSRRRPQDTRGLFEIETKPFAPVLAPGQRLGFRLRASPAASDTPTAVGRRGKRIDPVARALRDLPPEVRAERRHSVLQEVGAGWLARQGARAGFTLCDAEAPSGTRQPCLSVDGERWNVLPREGAAPVRFSSLDFEGVLRVEDPSLFLAALAEGFGRAKAFGCGLMLIRPNRG; encoded by the coding sequence GTGAACCTGCATCTGAGCCGACTTCGCTTGCGTCGCGACCCCGATGTCGCCGCGCTCGCTCACCTCCTTCTACCCAAGACGGAGGGGGCCCGCGTGGCCGCCGGCCACCGCCTGCTCTGGTCGCTGTTTGCCGACAGTCCGGACCGCGCCCGCGACTTCCTCTGGTGCGAAGACGCGGGCGGCACCTGGCAGCGTGCCACCTTCCTCATCCTGTCGCGGCGCAGACCACAGGACACCCGCGGCCTCTTCGAGATCGAGACCAAGCCGTTTGCTCCCGTCCTCGCGCCGGGCCAACGTCTCGGCTTTCGGCTACGTGCCAGCCCCGCGGCGAGCGACACGCCCACCGCCGTCGGCCGCCGCGGCAAGCGCATTGATCCGGTTGCCCGCGCGCTGCGCGACCTGCCGCCGGAGGTGCGAGCGGAGCGCCGTCACTCGGTCCTTCAGGAGGTCGGAGCAGGCTGGCTCGCACGACAAGGCGCGCGGGCCGGCTTCACTCTTTGCGATGCCGAGGCGCCGAGCGGGACGCGCCAGCCCTGCCTCAGTGTGGACGGGGAACGCTGGAACGTCTTGCCCCGCGAGGGTGCCGCGCCGGTGCGGTTCTCAAGCCTCGATTTCGAAGGCGTGCTGCGCGTCGAAGACCCCTCCCTGTTTCTGGCCGCCCTCGCTGAGGGGTTCGGCCGCGCCAAAGCATTTGGGTGCGGCCTGATGTTGATCCGGCCCAACCGGGGATGA
- the casB gene encoding type I-E CRISPR-associated protein Cse2/CasB — protein sequence MSDETSSGPAGPSAADHDRRRAVRRWWQNLQPLRSDGTANPNADRAALARLRRASSVLDILDEAVVFSLHRALGYGRARAAETLVPVAVTAAVLAHVRAHDPAAKPARVVGRASLADHDYETACLSPLRLKRLLQAREPDDLLRQMRRLVALADRPLDVGALALLILGWADEERGPRIRSRFAYEYHAAAGDPPGSPAPLPDGCS from the coding sequence ATGAGCGACGAGACGTCTTCCGGTCCCGCCGGGCCGTCGGCGGCAGACCATGATCGCCGCCGGGCCGTGCGGCGCTGGTGGCAAAACCTCCAGCCGCTGCGGTCGGATGGCACCGCCAATCCCAACGCTGATCGGGCCGCTCTGGCACGCCTGCGCCGGGCATCCAGCGTGCTCGACATTCTCGATGAGGCGGTGGTGTTCTCGCTCCATCGCGCCCTGGGCTACGGCCGAGCGCGGGCTGCCGAAACCCTCGTGCCGGTCGCAGTGACGGCCGCGGTACTCGCCCATGTTCGCGCCCATGATCCTGCGGCCAAACCTGCCCGGGTCGTCGGCCGTGCGAGCCTGGCCGACCACGATTATGAGACCGCCTGTCTTTCGCCCCTGCGCCTCAAGCGCCTCCTCCAGGCCCGGGAGCCCGATGATCTTCTGCGTCAGATGCGCCGCTTGGTCGCCCTGGCAGATCGCCCGCTCGACGTTGGGGCCCTTGCCCTCCTGATCCTCGGCTGGGCCGACGAGGAGCGAGGCCCCCGCATCCGTAGCCGCTTCGCCTACGAGTACCACGCCGCCGCCGGCGATCCGCCCGGCTCCCCCGCGCCTCTGCCTGACGGGTGCTCCTGA
- the cas1e gene encoding type I-E CRISPR-associated endonuclease Cas1e — translation MLFVEKGQLDVLDGTFVLVDENGVRVQIPIGGLVCLMLEPGTRVSHAAVALAARAGTLLVWVGEAGVRLYAAGQPGGARADRLLWQARLALDESARLKVVRRMFELRFGEAAPERRSIDQLRGIEGARVRRLYQLYAQQNGVVWNRRAYDQGDWDASDVPNRCLSAATACLHGLAEAAVLAAGYAPAIGFLHTGRPRSFVYDVADLFKFETVVPAAFRVAGRAARGALSGPTERVVRHECRDIFRRTSLLERIIPAIEDVLAAGGLPPPDAPTDAQEPAFDEPSSGDPGHRG, via the coding sequence TTGCTATTCGTCGAGAAGGGACAGCTCGACGTGCTCGACGGTACCTTCGTGTTGGTGGACGAGAACGGGGTGCGGGTGCAGATCCCGATCGGCGGCCTCGTCTGCCTCATGCTGGAACCCGGTACCCGGGTGAGCCATGCCGCCGTGGCGCTCGCCGCCCGAGCAGGCACGTTGCTGGTCTGGGTTGGGGAGGCGGGAGTGCGCCTCTACGCGGCTGGTCAGCCGGGAGGCGCCCGTGCGGACCGGCTGCTGTGGCAGGCCCGCCTCGCCCTTGATGAGTCGGCCCGGCTCAAGGTGGTGCGCCGAATGTTTGAGCTGCGCTTTGGCGAGGCCGCGCCCGAACGCCGCTCCATCGACCAGCTCCGGGGAATTGAGGGCGCCCGCGTGCGTCGCCTCTACCAGTTGTACGCCCAACAGAACGGGGTCGTGTGGAACCGGCGCGCCTACGATCAGGGAGATTGGGACGCCTCCGATGTACCGAACCGCTGCCTCTCGGCCGCTACGGCCTGCCTGCACGGCCTGGCTGAGGCCGCCGTGCTAGCAGCCGGCTATGCGCCAGCCATCGGCTTCCTGCATACCGGACGGCCACGCTCCTTCGTGTATGATGTAGCGGACTTATTCAAGTTCGAGACCGTAGTGCCGGCGGCCTTTCGGGTGGCGGGGCGCGCTGCGAGAGGTGCGCTGTCTGGGCCAACGGAAAGGGTAGTGCGGCACGAATGCCGTGACATCTTCCGGCGCACGAGTCTCCTGGAGCGGATCATTCCGGCGATTGAAGACGTGCTAGCCGCCGGCGGCCTGCCGCCGCCCGACGCGCCCACTGACGCCCAAGAGCCGGCCTTCGATGAACCATCCTCAGGCGACCCGGGCCACCGCGGATGA
- the cas7e gene encoding type I-E CRISPR-associated protein Cas7/Cse4/CasC, with protein sequence MTTFFQLHVLTAYPPANLNRDDTGRPKTARVGNVDRLRVSSQALKRAWRSSDAFAEALAGHLGQRTQRLGETIEGHLIDRGADPATARTAARAVAERFGKLKSEGDKKPTHIEQLAFISADERKAAFALAERLAAGETVDVDKAPLLRRADGAVDVAMFGRMLADSPEFNREAAVQVAHAFTTHRAPVEDDYYTAVDDLKGPQEDAGAGFVGEAGFGSGLFYLYVCIDRDLLVRNLAGDEDLARAGLSAVVRAVTTVAPRGKQASFASRARASFGLLERGSEMPRTLAAAFLKPVGGEDVLETSIARLLSLRESFARAYGDEAETAIMNVPAGEGSLADLIALAVR encoded by the coding sequence ATGACGACATTCTTCCAGCTTCACGTGCTGACCGCTTACCCGCCGGCGAACCTCAATCGCGACGACACCGGCCGGCCGAAAACCGCTAGGGTTGGTAACGTCGACCGGCTGCGGGTTTCCTCCCAAGCTCTCAAGCGAGCCTGGCGCTCATCAGACGCTTTTGCGGAGGCGCTCGCCGGCCACCTCGGCCAGCGCACGCAGCGCCTCGGCGAGACAATCGAGGGGCACCTCATCGACCGCGGCGCTGACCCAGCCACCGCCCGCACAGCAGCCCGCGCCGTTGCCGAGCGCTTCGGCAAGCTCAAGAGTGAAGGGGATAAGAAGCCGACCCACATCGAGCAGCTCGCCTTCATCTCGGCGGATGAGCGCAAGGCCGCCTTCGCGTTGGCCGAGCGGCTGGCTGCTGGCGAGACGGTCGATGTCGATAAGGCGCCGCTCCTGCGCCGTGCGGACGGTGCCGTCGATGTCGCGATGTTCGGGCGCATGCTGGCCGACAGCCCGGAATTCAACCGAGAGGCAGCCGTACAAGTGGCTCATGCCTTCACGACCCATCGGGCCCCTGTCGAGGACGACTACTATACCGCCGTGGATGACCTCAAAGGCCCGCAGGAGGATGCGGGCGCCGGCTTTGTCGGCGAGGCCGGGTTCGGCTCGGGCCTGTTCTACCTCTACGTCTGCATCGACCGCGACCTCCTGGTGCGCAACCTCGCCGGCGATGAGGATTTGGCCCGGGCCGGCCTCTCCGCCGTCGTGCGAGCCGTCACCACGGTGGCGCCCCGCGGCAAACAGGCCAGCTTCGCGAGCCGTGCGCGGGCAAGCTTCGGTCTGCTTGAGCGCGGCAGCGAGATGCCCCGGACCTTGGCGGCCGCCTTCCTCAAGCCGGTCGGAGGCGAGGACGTGCTGGAGACCTCGATCGCTCGCCTGCTGAGCTTGCGCGAGAGTTTCGCCCGGGCCTACGGCGACGAGGCGGAAACCGCGATCATGAACGTGCCGGCCGGTGAGGGCAGCCTCGCCGACTTGATCGCGCTTGCGGTCCGCTAA
- the casA gene encoding type I-E CRISPR-associated protein Cse1/CasA, with protein sequence MRPFSLLTEPWIPVLRADGTHACIRPAEITADIAANPVVAPAWGRPDLDAATREYWIALFGTACGSWAGPGAWREHLRHPPAPEVLDAAFAPLAPAFILDGEGPRFGQDLEDIAGETVPVGQLLIEAPGANTIKRNLDHFVRRGRVETLSRAGAAIALHTLQTYAPSGGAGHRVSVRGGGPLTTLLLPGPPRGGDPARPVPLWQTLWLATPACEASSLKRVFPWLAPTRTSEQKRVTTPSDVDPLQAFWGMPRRVRLVFEANTEGHPCDLTGRIDPVVVRAYRTRPHGTSYVGFTHPLSPHYRGKADEPFLPVHGQPGRVGYRHWVGLVVSDQAASPLRRPADAVTLGLSRLEGVGGPTAAQARLLATGYDMDNMKARAFIESEMPLHLPPPGRFSDLNGAVSDMIKGAYAAEGLLRTGVRAALFVKATAGDGFQNAPKGGGAIDLARARFWERTEAAFGEALAALSEDLADPNADALVVTTAAREAWRESLRRAAIDLFDDLVPLDDLDALDLRAGQARIEARSNLHLALHGYGKSGASFFEALGFEPPKPSNKRKERA encoded by the coding sequence ATGCGCCCCTTCTCACTGCTCACCGAGCCGTGGATCCCCGTCCTGCGCGCCGACGGCACCCACGCCTGCATTCGCCCGGCTGAAATCACCGCGGACATCGCGGCCAATCCCGTCGTCGCTCCGGCCTGGGGCCGGCCCGACCTCGACGCGGCGACCCGGGAGTACTGGATCGCCCTCTTCGGCACGGCCTGCGGCAGTTGGGCCGGTCCAGGCGCCTGGAGGGAGCATCTGCGCCACCCACCCGCACCCGAGGTGCTCGACGCTGCCTTCGCTCCGCTCGCACCCGCCTTCATCCTGGACGGCGAGGGGCCGCGCTTCGGGCAGGACCTCGAGGACATTGCGGGCGAGACCGTTCCGGTCGGTCAGCTTCTGATCGAGGCGCCCGGCGCCAACACGATCAAGCGCAACCTCGACCACTTCGTGCGCCGGGGCCGGGTCGAGACCCTGTCGCGGGCAGGCGCCGCCATCGCGCTCCACACGCTCCAGACCTACGCCCCGTCCGGCGGTGCCGGCCACCGCGTGTCAGTCCGCGGCGGTGGGCCCCTCACCACGCTACTCCTTCCAGGCCCGCCCCGCGGCGGCGACCCGGCCCGGCCGGTCCCACTATGGCAAACCCTCTGGCTCGCGACACCGGCGTGTGAGGCAAGCTCGCTCAAGCGCGTTTTTCCCTGGCTCGCGCCCACTCGCACCTCCGAGCAGAAGCGGGTGACGACGCCCTCCGACGTCGATCCGCTTCAGGCCTTCTGGGGCATGCCGCGCCGCGTCCGGCTCGTCTTCGAAGCGAACACCGAGGGCCACCCCTGCGATCTCACTGGCCGCATCGACCCAGTGGTGGTCCGGGCCTACCGCACCCGGCCTCATGGCACGAGTTACGTTGGCTTCACTCACCCACTCTCGCCGCACTACCGGGGCAAGGCCGATGAGCCTTTTCTGCCGGTGCACGGTCAGCCCGGCCGTGTCGGGTACCGGCATTGGGTCGGACTGGTGGTGAGCGATCAGGCCGCCTCGCCTCTGAGGAGACCGGCTGACGCTGTCACTCTGGGGCTCTCCCGCCTCGAAGGCGTCGGCGGGCCCACCGCGGCGCAAGCTCGTCTCCTCGCGACCGGCTACGACATGGACAACATGAAGGCCCGCGCCTTCATCGAGAGCGAGATGCCGCTCCACCTGCCGCCCCCCGGCCGGTTCAGTGACCTCAACGGTGCTGTGAGCGACATGATCAAGGGAGCGTACGCGGCTGAGGGACTGCTGCGCACCGGGGTGCGCGCGGCCCTGTTCGTCAAGGCCACGGCCGGCGATGGCTTCCAGAACGCTCCAAAGGGGGGCGGGGCAATCGATCTGGCTCGCGCCCGGTTCTGGGAGCGCACGGAAGCCGCTTTCGGCGAGGCCCTCGCGGCTCTTTCGGAAGACTTAGCCGATCCGAACGCCGACGCCCTGGTCGTCACGACTGCGGCACGCGAGGCTTGGCGCGAGAGCCTGCGCCGGGCGGCGATCGACCTCTTTGACGACCTCGTCCCACTCGACGACCTCGACGCCCTCGACCTGCGGGCCGGGCAGGCTCGGATCGAGGCCCGCAGCAATCTTCACCTTGCCCTTCACGGCTACGGCAAGTCTGGCGCCAGCTTCTTCGAGGCTTTGGGGTTCGAGCCGCCGAAGCCGTCCAACAAGCGCAAGGAGCGCGCATGA
- the cas5e gene encoding type I-E CRISPR-associated protein Cas5/CasD has protein sequence MPAGLVFTLYAPFAGMGDVAVGEERGSFDRPARSAVLGLVAGALGIDRADEAGHAALDRGYRLALRLRTPGCLVEDYHTVQAPPVDRKARWATRREALAVAGLNTLVSRRAYRADPIVDVVLIHVDEGPTPEALATALRRPTFAPYLGRKSCPLGLPLRPLWAEGVTRVGSLLAALDETFVTHDALDPEPTATVLDVLRRAYDPDPDRPAAWPLYADVDLAGRGTCADMLSPEYEVLRIERRRDRVASRGRWQFALREEAVAVPRRNGSESAS, from the coding sequence ATGCCTGCGGGCCTCGTCTTCACGCTCTATGCCCCCTTCGCCGGCATGGGCGACGTTGCGGTGGGTGAGGAGCGTGGCAGCTTTGACCGGCCAGCCCGCTCGGCGGTCCTCGGCCTCGTGGCGGGCGCCCTCGGGATCGACCGCGCCGACGAAGCCGGTCATGCCGCCCTCGATCGGGGCTACCGCTTGGCCCTGCGGCTGCGCACGCCCGGCTGCCTGGTGGAGGACTATCATACCGTCCAAGCTCCGCCGGTGGATCGCAAGGCCCGCTGGGCGACGCGGCGCGAGGCCCTGGCCGTGGCAGGCCTGAACACGCTGGTCTCGCGGCGCGCCTACCGGGCGGATCCAATCGTGGATGTGGTGCTGATCCATGTCGACGAGGGCCCCACCCCGGAAGCGCTGGCCACAGCGCTGCGGCGCCCGACCTTCGCGCCGTATCTCGGCCGCAAGTCCTGCCCGCTTGGGCTGCCGCTCCGGCCGCTCTGGGCCGAGGGGGTCACCCGGGTTGGGAGCCTGCTCGCTGCCCTCGACGAGACCTTCGTGACGCACGACGCTCTAGATCCGGAACCGACCGCGACGGTGCTCGATGTCCTGCGCCGGGCCTATGATCCAGATCCTGACCGGCCGGCCGCTTGGCCCCTCTACGCGGATGTCGACCTCGCTGGCCGCGGCACCTGCGCCGACATGCTGAGCCCGGAGTACGAGGTGCTGCGGATCGAGCGGCGGCGCGATCGGGTTGCAAGCCGCGGGCGTTGGCAGTTCGCCCTGCGTGAAGAGGCAGTGGCGGTTCCGCGGCGGAATGGTTCGGAGAGCGCCTCGTGA
- the cas3 gene encoding CRISPR-associated helicase Cas3' codes for MTFQTFWGKARPSKRSIGPRFHPVWAHSLDVAASGLALIRARPQAFMTLAQQLGWELEALRALWLHLLALHDIGKFSPLFQAAAPHCYPHCQIPWPEDVVLKNLDPGHPTAGFVLLRDWIDDGATPGDAPPLCAGWDWGETTLLLEPILGHHGRPAAGPDRRRGWGHLFRPVGAAHAAFAYWRAVAALLPVPDLPPPSEAQLKAVSWRLAGLTALADWIGSDQSHFPYTAPDTDLRTYWEAAIAQAEGAVAAFGLVPAAPGPRLSFSALTGVTCPPSAAQSWATEVALPDGPLLIIVEDVTGGGKTEAALMLAHRLLADGRARGLFLALPTMATANAMFSRVREIAPRLFGEGAKPSLTLAHGAATLHPAFRSVPVPAAPGAAPAGEREGEQDSAAVAAGWLMGESRRALLADLGVGTIDQVLLSVLPARYQAVRLAGLADKVLLVDEAHSYDAYVGTELERLVAFHAAGGGSTIILSATLPRTVKDRLVAAWRGAVGDGGAPLKQAHYPVATLVARAGSPVEKRLHARPELRRNLTVTRVPNPSSALERIRAAVAAGACVAYVRNTVDDAIETAAVLRQAGIPADLFHARFAMHDRLAIEERVLATFGKSSQPEDRRGRVLVATQVLEQSLDLDFDLIVSDLAPIDALLQRAGRLWRHAGRPRSVSGPELVIVSPDPAGSVSADWVGAALRRTAFVYTDPAILWRTARTLFASATFNVPRDVRSAIEAVYAENKGDVPEVLLAASDEQHGRAGAERAFADQNLLDHRDGYRADGKAWQQERQVVTRLAEAARVLRLARRDGERLVPWAQDPDPSTAWSLSEVKAYERVLRGRHQAEVRWRSLVDAVRVGWSRFDEDVILLPLERQQGEAWAGVLVDDEGQAVNFTYSVAEGLRVT; via the coding sequence GTGACCTTCCAAACTTTTTGGGGCAAGGCGAGGCCAAGTAAAAGATCAATCGGGCCTAGATTTCACCCAGTGTGGGCCCACAGCCTCGACGTTGCAGCGTCAGGCCTCGCATTAATACGTGCTAGGCCGCAGGCGTTCATGACACTTGCCCAACAGCTCGGCTGGGAGCTTGAGGCGCTCCGGGCATTATGGCTCCACCTCCTCGCCCTCCATGACATCGGTAAGTTCTCACCGCTGTTCCAGGCCGCGGCTCCTCATTGCTATCCGCACTGCCAGATCCCGTGGCCGGAGGACGTGGTCCTCAAAAACCTCGATCCAGGCCACCCTACGGCAGGGTTCGTGCTGCTCCGCGACTGGATCGATGACGGGGCGACACCGGGAGACGCGCCGCCGTTGTGCGCGGGCTGGGACTGGGGTGAGACGACCCTGCTCCTCGAGCCGATCCTCGGCCATCACGGCCGGCCGGCTGCCGGCCCGGACCGGCGTCGGGGCTGGGGACATCTCTTTCGGCCGGTCGGGGCCGCGCATGCGGCTTTCGCCTATTGGCGCGCCGTTGCGGCGCTGCTGCCCGTTCCCGACCTACCACCGCCGTCGGAAGCCCAGCTCAAAGCTGTGAGTTGGAGGCTTGCCGGCCTGACAGCGCTCGCCGACTGGATTGGCTCGGACCAAAGCCACTTTCCCTACACTGCGCCCGATACAGACCTGCGCACCTACTGGGAGGCCGCGATAGCCCAGGCGGAGGGCGCTGTGGCGGCGTTCGGCCTCGTCCCGGCTGCTCCGGGACCGCGCTTATCCTTCTCAGCCCTGACCGGGGTGACGTGTCCACCTTCGGCGGCGCAGTCTTGGGCAACCGAGGTCGCATTACCCGACGGGCCCCTCCTTATCATCGTCGAGGACGTGACGGGTGGCGGTAAGACCGAGGCGGCCTTGATGCTCGCCCATCGGCTCCTCGCCGATGGGCGAGCCCGCGGCCTCTTCCTCGCGCTGCCGACGATGGCGACGGCGAACGCCATGTTCTCCCGCGTCCGGGAGATCGCACCCCGGCTCTTCGGCGAGGGGGCTAAGCCTTCCCTGACCCTGGCTCACGGTGCCGCTACCCTGCACCCGGCCTTCCGCTCGGTGCCGGTCCCGGCCGCGCCCGGTGCGGCTCCCGCCGGGGAGCGGGAGGGTGAGCAAGACTCCGCCGCCGTGGCGGCCGGATGGCTCATGGGAGAAAGTCGTCGCGCCCTGCTGGCCGATCTCGGGGTCGGCACCATCGACCAGGTGCTCCTCTCGGTTCTGCCGGCCCGCTACCAAGCGGTGCGCCTCGCTGGGCTCGCCGACAAGGTGCTGCTGGTGGATGAGGCCCACAGCTATGACGCCTACGTGGGGACCGAACTCGAGCGCCTCGTGGCCTTCCATGCCGCGGGTGGGGGCTCAACCATCATCCTGTCGGCGACGTTACCCCGGACCGTGAAGGACCGCCTCGTCGCGGCTTGGCGCGGGGCGGTGGGCGATGGAGGCGCGCCGCTCAAGCAGGCGCACTACCCAGTGGCTACGCTGGTAGCCAGAGCCGGCAGCCCGGTTGAGAAAAGGCTTCATGCCCGGCCCGAGCTGCGCCGGAACTTGACGGTTACGCGGGTCCCGAACCCGTCCTCCGCCCTTGAGCGCATCCGCGCTGCGGTGGCCGCGGGCGCCTGCGTCGCTTACGTGCGCAACACGGTCGACGACGCCATTGAGACCGCCGCCGTTCTGCGGCAGGCCGGCATCCCTGCCGACCTCTTCCATGCTCGCTTCGCGATGCACGACCGCCTTGCAATCGAGGAGCGGGTGCTGGCGACCTTCGGCAAGAGCTCTCAGCCAGAGGATCGGCGGGGGCGGGTGCTGGTGGCGACGCAGGTCCTGGAACAGTCCCTGGATCTCGACTTCGACCTGATTGTCTCTGACCTTGCCCCGATTGACGCATTGTTGCAGCGGGCCGGCCGCCTTTGGCGCCATGCAGGCCGGCCGCGGTCGGTGTCCGGCCCTGAACTCGTGATCGTCTCGCCCGATCCGGCAGGCTCAGTCAGCGCCGACTGGGTGGGAGCGGCTTTGCGGCGGACCGCGTTCGTCTACACTGATCCAGCGATCCTGTGGCGCACGGCGCGCACGCTTTTCGCCTCTGCGACCTTCAACGTTCCCCGCGATGTGCGGAGCGCCATCGAGGCCGTCTACGCGGAAAACAAGGGGGACGTGCCGGAGGTGCTCCTCGCGGCGTCGGACGAACAGCATGGTCGAGCCGGTGCGGAGCGCGCCTTTGCAGACCAGAACCTCCTTGACCACCGCGACGGCTACCGGGCTGACGGTAAGGCTTGGCAGCAGGAGAGGCAGGTTGTCACGCGCCTGGCGGAAGCAGCCCGCGTGCTGCGCCTGGCGCGGCGTGATGGTGAGCGCCTCGTACCCTGGGCCCAAGATCCAGATCCGAGCACCGCCTGGTCGCTGTCTGAGGTCAAGGCCTACGAGCGTGTCTTGCGGGGCCGGCACCAAGCGGAGGTCCGGTGGCGTTCCCTTGTCGATGCAGTTCGCGTTGGTTGGAGCCGCTTTGACGAAGATGTGATCCTGCTGCCGCTGGAGCGGCAGCAAGGGGAGGCATGGGCGGGTGTGCTCGTCGATGATGAAGGTCAGGCTGTCAACTTCACCTACTCTGTTGCCGAGGGGCTCAGGGTTACCTAG